Proteins encoded by one window of Gammaproteobacteria bacterium:
- a CDS encoding RNA methyltransferase: MLAAIAAGHELETVFALVGDPVAEPLPGTAYVSAEVLERLAPTQHPRGPVAVMVVPPSVEASRSCLLLLGIGDPGNMGTLIRSAAAFGMDVAVDSTSTDPWSPKALRAAAGGHFRTTIEREATPESLQTRGFTTVAAVPRAGVDPVELAHEDRIVIIIGPEAGGLPAHIVTASDLLVTIPMPGGMESLNAGIAGAILAYEYSRHHRGIEDV; the protein is encoded by the coding sequence GTGCTCGCGGCGATCGCCGCCGGGCATGAACTCGAAACGGTGTTCGCCCTCGTGGGTGATCCCGTGGCCGAGCCACTGCCCGGGACCGCATATGTGAGCGCAGAGGTGCTCGAGAGACTGGCGCCAACGCAGCATCCGCGAGGGCCCGTGGCAGTCATGGTGGTCCCGCCGTCGGTCGAAGCATCCCGCTCGTGCCTGTTGCTGTTGGGCATTGGCGACCCGGGCAACATGGGAACACTCATCCGCTCTGCAGCAGCATTCGGCATGGACGTGGCAGTCGACTCCACGAGCACCGATCCGTGGTCCCCAAAGGCACTGAGGGCGGCTGCCGGCGGCCATTTTCGAACGACCATCGAGAGGGAGGCGACACCGGAGAGCCTGCAGACACGAGGCTTCACGACGGTGGCGGCGGTACCACGGGCGGGGGTCGACCCGGTGGAGCTTGCCCACGAAGATCGGATTGTGATCATTATCGGTCCCGAGGCCGGTGGCCTTCCCGCGCATATCGTGACTGCATCCGATCTGCTCGTCACGATTCCCATGCCGGGAGGAATGGAGAGTCTGAATGCCGGAATCGCCGGAGCAATCCTCGCCTATGAGTACAGCCGGCATCACCGGGGAATCGAAGACGTCTGA
- the rplT gene encoding 50S ribosomal protein L20, whose product MARVKRAVHGRKKHRKVLDRAKGYKGAKSRRFRTANEQVMHAMSDSYRDRRAKKGEFRRLWISRINAAARQNGTTYSRLMAGLKEAEIQVDRKMLAEMAVNDPTSFSQIVEAANAAQH is encoded by the coding sequence TAAAACGCGCCGTTCACGGTCGGAAGAAGCACCGCAAGGTCCTGGATCGCGCCAAGGGCTACAAAGGGGCAAAGAGCCGCAGATTCCGCACGGCGAACGAGCAGGTCATGCATGCCATGTCGGACTCATATCGAGACCGCCGTGCGAAAAAGGGAGAGTTCCGACGGCTCTGGATCTCCAGGATCAACGCCGCGGCTCGACAGAACGGTACAACCTATTCGCGGCTGATGGCCGGGTTGAAGGAAGCCGAGATCCAGGTCGATCGAAAGATGCTTGCGGAGATGGCGGTCAACGACCCCACGTCGTTTAGCCAGATCGTCGAGGCAGCCAACGCAGCCCAACACTGA